Proteins from one Ranitomeya variabilis isolate aRanVar5 chromosome 1, aRanVar5.hap1, whole genome shotgun sequence genomic window:
- the TNFAIP8 gene encoding tumor necrosis factor alpha-induced protein 8 isoform X3, translating into MATDFFSSKYLAVQAQKKILGKMASSKYIATSLIDDTSGEVLDELYQATREFTQSKKDSEKIIKNLIKIVIKLAVLYRNNQFNQDEIALMEKFKRKVHQLAMTVVSFQQVEYTFDRNVLSKLLNECRELLHQVIQRHLTAKSHGRINNVFDHFSNCEFLAALYNPFGPYKNHLQRLCEGVNKMLDDNNI; encoded by the coding sequence tgGCAACAGATTTTTTCAGTTCCAAATATCTGGCTGTCCAGGCCCAGAAGAAAATTCTTGGTAAGATGGCGTCCTCTAAATACATTGCAACCTCCTTGATTGACGATACAAGTGGAGAAGTGTTGGATGAGCTCTATCAAGCAACCAGAGAGTTCACCCAAAGCAAGAAAGACTCAGAGAAAATAATAAAGAATCTCATCAAGATAGTAATAAAGCTGGCAGTCCTGTATAGAAATAATCAGTTCAACCAGGATGAGATAGCACTTATGGAAAAGTTCAAGAGGAAAGTCCACCAACTGGCCATGACTGTGGTCAGCTTTCAGCAAGTGGAGTATACATTCGACCGCAATGTGCTCTCAAAATTATTGAATGAGTGTCGGGAGCTTCTTCATCAGGTGATTCAGCGTCATCTCACTGCAAAGTCTCATGGACGCATCAACAACGTGTTCGATCATTTCTCAAATTGTGAGTTTTTGGCAGCTCTGTACAACccatttggaccttacaaaaaccATCTTCAGAGACTCTGTGAAGGTGTGAACAAAATGTTAGACGACAACAATATTTAA
- the TNFAIP8 gene encoding tumor necrosis factor alpha-induced protein 8 isoform X2: MLKSLATDFFSSKYLAVQAQKKILGKMASSKYIATSLIDDTSGEVLDELYQATREFTQSKKDSEKIIKNLIKIVIKLAVLYRNNQFNQDEIALMEKFKRKVHQLAMTVVSFQQVEYTFDRNVLSKLLNECRELLHQVIQRHLTAKSHGRINNVFDHFSNCEFLAALYNPFGPYKNHLQRLCEGVNKMLDDNNI, from the coding sequence tgGCAACAGATTTTTTCAGTTCCAAATATCTGGCTGTCCAGGCCCAGAAGAAAATTCTTGGTAAGATGGCGTCCTCTAAATACATTGCAACCTCCTTGATTGACGATACAAGTGGAGAAGTGTTGGATGAGCTCTATCAAGCAACCAGAGAGTTCACCCAAAGCAAGAAAGACTCAGAGAAAATAATAAAGAATCTCATCAAGATAGTAATAAAGCTGGCAGTCCTGTATAGAAATAATCAGTTCAACCAGGATGAGATAGCACTTATGGAAAAGTTCAAGAGGAAAGTCCACCAACTGGCCATGACTGTGGTCAGCTTTCAGCAAGTGGAGTATACATTCGACCGCAATGTGCTCTCAAAATTATTGAATGAGTGTCGGGAGCTTCTTCATCAGGTGATTCAGCGTCATCTCACTGCAAAGTCTCATGGACGCATCAACAACGTGTTCGATCATTTCTCAAATTGTGAGTTTTTGGCAGCTCTGTACAACccatttggaccttacaaaaaccATCTTCAGAGACTCTGTGAAGGTGTGAACAAAATGTTAGACGACAACAATATTTAA
- the TNFAIP8 gene encoding tumor necrosis factor alpha-induced protein 8 isoform X1, whose product MSSESDEPKEVATDFFSSKYLAVQAQKKILGKMASSKYIATSLIDDTSGEVLDELYQATREFTQSKKDSEKIIKNLIKIVIKLAVLYRNNQFNQDEIALMEKFKRKVHQLAMTVVSFQQVEYTFDRNVLSKLLNECRELLHQVIQRHLTAKSHGRINNVFDHFSNCEFLAALYNPFGPYKNHLQRLCEGVNKMLDDNNI is encoded by the coding sequence tgGCAACAGATTTTTTCAGTTCCAAATATCTGGCTGTCCAGGCCCAGAAGAAAATTCTTGGTAAGATGGCGTCCTCTAAATACATTGCAACCTCCTTGATTGACGATACAAGTGGAGAAGTGTTGGATGAGCTCTATCAAGCAACCAGAGAGTTCACCCAAAGCAAGAAAGACTCAGAGAAAATAATAAAGAATCTCATCAAGATAGTAATAAAGCTGGCAGTCCTGTATAGAAATAATCAGTTCAACCAGGATGAGATAGCACTTATGGAAAAGTTCAAGAGGAAAGTCCACCAACTGGCCATGACTGTGGTCAGCTTTCAGCAAGTGGAGTATACATTCGACCGCAATGTGCTCTCAAAATTATTGAATGAGTGTCGGGAGCTTCTTCATCAGGTGATTCAGCGTCATCTCACTGCAAAGTCTCATGGACGCATCAACAACGTGTTCGATCATTTCTCAAATTGTGAGTTTTTGGCAGCTCTGTACAACccatttggaccttacaaaaaccATCTTCAGAGACTCTGTGAAGGTGTGAACAAAATGTTAGACGACAACAATATTTAA
- the TNFAIP8 gene encoding tumor necrosis factor alpha-induced protein 8 isoform X4 — MASSKYIATSLIDDTSGEVLDELYQATREFTQSKKDSEKIIKNLIKIVIKLAVLYRNNQFNQDEIALMEKFKRKVHQLAMTVVSFQQVEYTFDRNVLSKLLNECRELLHQVIQRHLTAKSHGRINNVFDHFSNCEFLAALYNPFGPYKNHLQRLCEGVNKMLDDNNI; from the coding sequence ATGGCGTCCTCTAAATACATTGCAACCTCCTTGATTGACGATACAAGTGGAGAAGTGTTGGATGAGCTCTATCAAGCAACCAGAGAGTTCACCCAAAGCAAGAAAGACTCAGAGAAAATAATAAAGAATCTCATCAAGATAGTAATAAAGCTGGCAGTCCTGTATAGAAATAATCAGTTCAACCAGGATGAGATAGCACTTATGGAAAAGTTCAAGAGGAAAGTCCACCAACTGGCCATGACTGTGGTCAGCTTTCAGCAAGTGGAGTATACATTCGACCGCAATGTGCTCTCAAAATTATTGAATGAGTGTCGGGAGCTTCTTCATCAGGTGATTCAGCGTCATCTCACTGCAAAGTCTCATGGACGCATCAACAACGTGTTCGATCATTTCTCAAATTGTGAGTTTTTGGCAGCTCTGTACAACccatttggaccttacaaaaaccATCTTCAGAGACTCTGTGAAGGTGTGAACAAAATGTTAGACGACAACAATATTTAA